A section of the Haloplanus vescus genome encodes:
- the cas8b gene encoding type I-B CRISPR-associated protein Cas8b/Csh1: MLSPDEFREKYPADELEAELPDSPIGSLRDLQYLYGKLYTLATTGGGEYAPYLTPDAAGDLLDTDDSLIVVRVDVSNDEPRLADDDFGPVQVTRYSNELIQQVGHCKYPAARGIDHSVTHQAGRNSDPEKLARYAKERLTKWAVDEVVRKAADTHADGWIIERLAEVGENEDALETIEETITRKLGGESATSLLTVRVKTESDGDYQWPGELDVFNEAMRQRKLSKLVTKNKADDSSGEATDLVTGRPARTVGTSEDPQNYFLGKQLEKFPGLDIEEAWRSHPISEDAAITVMNAETFVEACTYRTFGAKVYYLPYVFGRSAAEKVHRLYELLYRSVEEEETTPIENAYKREREKTIEERDFRFYVSAVMPHQMSRYDVFGETLNGRLHYPKQLAIAHNEFVKTVSALNRDHYTDWTAPLPTNQNWGLLETNDEQLHAISTGWYFRQTFAERDDDEADADDPRIEALVSVLSGQAIAVDVLLEEYVTRIIDDETDDEEYEGFPSFLVASQFAQLCVLADERLNLLATADPSKEQITREPTYDTDIMPSLDEIPIADGGDPAASKLESFINETPALSPTHDRDPDSVTSQRRGAFLLGALVGDIGSYQEYSEDRSTTLVDQYPVKSITRSRIKKVTQETVAKTLTYTRQEKKQQGGYPGTKADHIVDRLRETILKPDPEEWEIETDDLRFYYALGVTYGMNDHPWNREENDADETEEEN; the protein is encoded by the coding sequence ATGCTTTCGCCTGACGAGTTTCGAGAGAAGTACCCGGCTGACGAACTGGAAGCAGAGCTACCGGATTCCCCGATCGGATCGCTTCGGGATCTCCAATACCTCTACGGCAAGCTCTACACCCTTGCTACGACAGGTGGCGGTGAGTATGCTCCGTATCTCACGCCCGATGCTGCCGGGGATCTCTTGGACACCGATGATAGCCTGATCGTCGTCCGCGTAGACGTGTCTAATGATGAGCCACGGTTAGCCGACGATGACTTCGGCCCCGTACAAGTGACGAGGTACAGTAACGAGCTGATTCAGCAGGTTGGCCACTGTAAATATCCGGCAGCCCGTGGGATTGATCACAGCGTAACTCACCAAGCCGGTCGAAATAGCGATCCAGAGAAGCTAGCCCGCTACGCGAAAGAACGGCTGACGAAGTGGGCTGTCGACGAAGTCGTGAGGAAAGCTGCGGACACCCACGCCGACGGTTGGATTATCGAACGACTAGCCGAGGTTGGTGAAAACGAGGATGCACTCGAAACGATCGAGGAGACAATCACGCGGAAGCTCGGTGGCGAATCCGCCACATCGTTGTTAACGGTTCGAGTGAAAACTGAATCAGACGGAGACTACCAATGGCCCGGTGAACTCGACGTATTCAACGAGGCGATGCGCCAGCGGAAGCTCTCGAAGCTCGTCACGAAGAACAAGGCTGACGACTCGTCTGGAGAAGCGACTGATCTCGTTACGGGACGTCCTGCCCGGACAGTTGGAACGTCCGAAGATCCGCAGAATTACTTCCTCGGCAAACAGCTCGAGAAATTCCCTGGGCTCGACATCGAAGAAGCATGGCGTTCACATCCGATTTCGGAGGATGCCGCGATCACCGTGATGAACGCTGAGACATTCGTCGAAGCTTGCACTTACCGGACGTTCGGTGCGAAGGTGTACTACCTACCATACGTATTCGGTCGGTCGGCGGCTGAAAAAGTGCATCGGCTGTACGAACTTCTCTATCGATCTGTCGAAGAAGAGGAAACCACGCCAATCGAAAACGCGTATAAAAGAGAACGCGAGAAAACTATCGAAGAACGCGACTTCCGATTCTACGTCTCTGCAGTGATGCCACATCAGATGTCACGGTACGATGTTTTCGGGGAAACACTGAACGGCCGACTCCACTACCCGAAGCAACTGGCAATTGCACATAATGAGTTCGTAAAGACCGTCTCGGCACTCAACAGAGACCACTACACCGACTGGACGGCACCCTTACCGACCAACCAGAATTGGGGGCTACTCGAAACAAATGACGAACAATTGCACGCGATCTCGACTGGCTGGTATTTCAGACAGACCTTCGCCGAACGTGATGACGACGAAGCTGACGCTGACGATCCACGCATCGAAGCCCTCGTTAGCGTGTTGAGCGGCCAAGCGATTGCCGTTGATGTCCTGCTTGAAGAGTATGTGACCCGGATCATCGACGACGAAACTGATGACGAGGAATACGAAGGATTCCCGTCGTTCCTTGTGGCTAGCCAGTTCGCTCAACTCTGCGTGCTCGCAGATGAACGCCTCAATCTGTTGGCGACAGCGGATCCCTCAAAAGAACAGATTACGCGAGAACCAACATATGACACTGACATCATGCCATCACTAGATGAGATTCCAATCGCGGACGGGGGCGATCCTGCCGCGTCGAAACTCGAATCGTTCATCAACGAAACGCCCGCACTGTCGCCAACCCACGACCGCGATCCGGATTCAGTGACGAGCCAACGCCGCGGGGCGTTCCTCCTCGGCGCTCTCGTCGGCGACATCGGAAGCTATCAGGAGTACAGCGAGGATCGGTCGACGACACTTGTCGACCAGTATCCGGTCAAATCGATTACTCGATCACGAATCAAAAAAGTCACCCAAGAGACGGTCGCCAAGACGCTGACTTACACGCGGCAGGAAAAGAAACAGCAGGGAGGCTATCCCGGCACGAAAGCAGATCACATCGTCGACCGACTTCGTGAGACAATTCTCAAACCCGATCCGGAAGAGTGGGAGATCGAAACTGATGATCTCCGCTTCTACTACGCCCTTGGTGTGACGTATGGGATGAATGACCACCCGTGGAACCGAGAGGAAAACGATGCCGACGAAACCGAGGAGGAAAACTAA
- the cas7b gene encoding type I-B CRISPR-associated protein Cas7/Csh2, with translation MSDTPDPVTNRSEIVFLYDAVDANPNGNPLSGANRPRIDPQTQQAIVTDVRLKRYLRDQLDDDGHGVYIRNVQEDGDQYTRGKLLEDRLKAVEPDNYDLDDDEEADEFREDVFGEFLNESVDVRYFGATMSVDTDEVYAKHLPDHFTGPVQFSPGKSMHAVNENEEYDSLTSVIATQENKQQGGFDLDDHRIQYGLIRFHGLVDEHGAADTNLTEADVERLDTLCWRAIKNQTISRSKVGQEPRLYCRVEYADESFHLGGLDRDLELDDEHSKPDEELRTVRDLTLDVTGLVDRLKGASNRIDRVRVVASDVLELSYDGELGGPAVLHDALEDALGADAVEQIDVYGEQTATFPSDDNRT, from the coding sequence ATGTCCGACACACCTGATCCCGTGACGAACCGCTCAGAAATCGTCTTCCTGTACGATGCTGTCGACGCCAATCCGAACGGCAACCCACTATCAGGTGCCAACCGACCGCGAATCGACCCCCAGACTCAGCAGGCAATCGTCACTGACGTTCGCCTGAAACGGTATCTCCGTGATCAACTGGATGATGACGGTCACGGCGTCTATATCCGAAATGTGCAGGAAGACGGCGACCAGTACACGCGTGGGAAACTCCTTGAAGATCGACTCAAAGCTGTCGAACCCGACAACTACGACCTCGATGACGACGAGGAAGCTGACGAGTTCCGCGAGGATGTGTTCGGCGAGTTCCTGAACGAAAGCGTCGACGTACGGTACTTTGGTGCGACGATGTCAGTGGATACCGACGAGGTATATGCCAAGCACCTTCCAGATCATTTCACTGGCCCCGTTCAGTTCTCACCGGGCAAATCGATGCACGCCGTCAACGAGAACGAAGAGTACGACAGCCTGACAAGCGTGATTGCCACACAAGAGAACAAACAGCAGGGTGGGTTCGATCTCGATGACCATCGAATTCAGTATGGGCTGATCCGGTTCCACGGACTCGTCGACGAACACGGTGCTGCGGATACAAATCTCACCGAAGCGGATGTCGAGCGGCTTGACACGCTCTGCTGGCGCGCGATCAAGAACCAAACGATCAGCCGGAGCAAAGTCGGGCAGGAACCGCGGCTCTACTGTCGTGTCGAGTACGCCGACGAGAGTTTCCACCTTGGCGGCCTCGACCGTGATCTCGAACTCGACGACGAGCATTCGAAACCCGACGAGGAGCTTCGAACAGTTCGTGATCTCACACTTGACGTGACAGGGCTTGTGGATAGACTCAAAGGGGCAAGTAACAGAATCGACCGAGTTCGAGTTGTCGCCAGTGACGTGTTAGAACTCTCCTACGATGGTGAGCTTGGTGGGCCAGCGGTACTTCATGACGCCCTAGAAGACGCACTCGGAGCGGATGCTGTCGAACAAATCGATGTCTACGGCGAACAGACTGCGACATTCCCGAGTGACGACAACAGGACCTAA
- the cas5b gene encoding type I-B CRISPR-associated protein Cas5b, producing MSQQSLDSWSDGEDSYQPDRCLSFTVRGPWGHFRRIEGNIVKQTYRIIPRTTVAGLLAAVLGIKRDGYYDLFASNNSAVAIEPVREIRTVNMPMNTLSTAAGNLQSLNSHGKISVKLPDPTTLRQQHNYEVLVDPAYRIDIALADEEWYTELRETLAAGESHYVPSLGLSEHLADIEYHGEFDIEDGPQDDIIEIDSAVPNAVDNVVLDAGTRCQIEESPAFMESDSGGRTTTGFTNYAYNPDAATLEVANTPTARVDGRTVVFV from the coding sequence ATGTCCCAACAATCGCTGGACAGCTGGTCGGACGGCGAAGACAGCTACCAGCCTGATCGCTGTCTCTCGTTTACTGTTCGTGGCCCGTGGGGTCACTTCCGGCGGATCGAAGGTAACATCGTCAAGCAAACCTATCGAATCATCCCACGAACAACTGTTGCTGGACTCCTCGCAGCAGTCCTTGGAATCAAACGGGATGGTTACTACGACTTGTTCGCATCCAATAACTCGGCAGTCGCAATTGAGCCTGTTCGTGAGATTCGAACAGTCAACATGCCGATGAACACGCTCTCGACTGCTGCCGGAAATCTACAGTCACTCAATAGTCATGGTAAGATCAGTGTTAAATTACCTGATCCGACGACTCTCCGGCAACAACACAATTACGAGGTACTGGTCGATCCGGCCTACCGTATCGATATCGCACTCGCCGACGAGGAGTGGTATACCGAACTGCGTGAAACGCTTGCCGCAGGCGAATCCCACTATGTACCGAGTCTCGGGCTTTCAGAGCACCTCGCGGATATTGAGTATCACGGCGAGTTCGATATTGAGGACGGCCCTCAAGACGACATTATTGAGATCGATTCAGCCGTGCCGAATGCGGTCGACAATGTCGTTCTTGATGCTGGGACGCGTTGTCAGATCGAGGAATCACCAGCGTTCATGGAATCAGACTCAGGTGGTCGGACGACTACGGGCTTTACGAACTATGCCTATAATCCCGACGCCGCGACCCTCGAAGTTGCCAACACGCCTACTGCCCGTGTCGACGGTCGAACCGTGGTGTTTGTCTGA
- a CDS encoding CRISPR-associated endonuclease Cas3'', giving the protein MSVRYSHPPEDDHEGVYLRDHLDDVAKRANEVVPDGATTPEGESVQRVVETLAYVHDFGKATTFFQEYLQHDTEPEYKLCRHHAPIGSFAAYYALDAQGFETETCLAGFVAVAKHHSRLPDVTQYIYDRAYNSENSTGAAQTNAEQQQAAIAMQLNDIEEHVPELASDIFDDATDSDGSWDQFRQAYKELLNEISAAVATESGTTISRDSLSDSCYGLILECWGSLVLADKTSAASRSGDASSGTTYEAELPSMQVLDEYVDDLESSSPADPEGSRTERLNHYRSRARSAVIANAEGFAEEGGGVATLTLPTGMGKTLSGLSAAQTIRDELGGERIVYALPFTSIIDQVVDEVEEIYETDTLSRLLTAHHHLSETKIIDEDDADAEKADRNDDVAGMLAESWRAGLTVTTFVQLFESLAGPANKQSMKISALRDSVVILDEPQSLPLDWWKLVPRLVTMLTEQYNATVIAMTATQPQLFDAATERIDNVSELVDDPDVYFEATERVQYELDVSAERYIETQSEPKAYPDAGAELLSAVDAGASTLAVCNTIDSARALFDELTGSRGSLLSVGNIYADELDTADTTVNIDPEALADRVKDQSDASILHLSTRLRPLDRLKLIETAKELTDDEHGLITVSTQLMEAGVDISFDRVYRDLAPIDSIVQAAGRCNRSFEREQGRVVIWWLDVPDEQKKTPAEAVYNRGATLLPVAAETLDSVREADTPLSETAVARTAVTEYYRRLHADKNVGKQEYVEYIDDLRGDKLRELSLIDQRNAVDIIICRTEAERRQVEQVRDAWKHYEFDRVRRLMDELKELRVSMPIYRGESDKEEKIGQLNQVHEDTDVLCLDVREHGLSQYFDQNTGFVIPDSTAERRII; this is encoded by the coding sequence ATGTCTGTTCGGTACTCCCACCCACCCGAAGACGATCACGAGGGTGTTTATCTCCGCGACCATCTGGATGATGTTGCCAAACGAGCAAACGAAGTCGTTCCCGACGGGGCGACAACCCCTGAAGGTGAGTCAGTACAGCGAGTCGTTGAAACACTTGCCTATGTCCACGACTTCGGGAAAGCAACGACGTTCTTTCAGGAGTACCTTCAACACGATACTGAGCCGGAGTACAAACTGTGTCGACACCATGCTCCAATTGGCTCGTTCGCAGCGTATTATGCTCTCGACGCACAGGGGTTTGAAACTGAGACCTGTCTGGCCGGCTTCGTCGCGGTTGCCAAACATCACAGTCGGCTTCCGGATGTGACTCAGTACATCTACGACCGTGCGTACAATTCGGAGAACTCAACGGGGGCCGCTCAGACCAACGCCGAACAGCAACAGGCAGCAATCGCTATGCAGTTGAACGACATCGAGGAACATGTCCCTGAGCTTGCGTCCGATATTTTCGACGATGCAACTGATAGCGACGGATCATGGGACCAATTCCGACAGGCGTACAAGGAGCTTCTCAACGAGATTTCCGCTGCTGTTGCTACGGAAAGCGGGACGACAATCAGTCGTGACTCGCTGTCCGATTCCTGTTATGGACTGATTCTCGAATGCTGGGGATCGCTTGTGCTCGCGGATAAGACGAGTGCAGCAAGCCGGAGTGGGGACGCTAGCTCGGGGACAACCTACGAAGCAGAATTGCCGTCAATGCAGGTATTAGACGAGTACGTTGACGATCTCGAATCATCGTCGCCTGCTGATCCGGAGGGATCCAGAACGGAGCGACTGAACCACTATCGTTCACGCGCGCGATCAGCAGTCATAGCGAACGCGGAAGGGTTTGCCGAGGAGGGTGGCGGCGTAGCAACACTCACACTGCCGACCGGTATGGGCAAAACGCTCTCCGGGCTATCGGCTGCACAGACGATCCGTGATGAACTCGGCGGCGAGCGTATCGTCTACGCGTTGCCGTTTACCAGTATCATTGATCAGGTGGTCGATGAGGTCGAAGAAATCTACGAGACTGATACCCTCAGTCGGTTGCTGACGGCTCACCACCACCTCTCGGAAACCAAAATCATCGACGAAGACGACGCAGACGCCGAGAAGGCAGACAGGAACGATGATGTGGCCGGGATGCTCGCCGAAAGTTGGCGGGCAGGGCTTACCGTGACGACGTTCGTGCAGTTGTTCGAAAGCCTTGCCGGCCCGGCCAACAAGCAGTCGATGAAGATCTCCGCACTCCGTGACAGCGTTGTGATCCTCGATGAACCACAGAGTCTACCACTTGACTGGTGGAAGCTTGTCCCTCGCCTCGTTACAATGCTTACCGAACAGTACAACGCGACGGTGATCGCTATGACCGCCACGCAGCCACAGCTGTTCGATGCAGCAACCGAGCGAATAGACAACGTAAGCGAACTGGTCGATGATCCGGATGTATACTTTGAGGCGACCGAACGCGTTCAGTACGAACTCGATGTATCGGCCGAACGATATATCGAAACCCAATCCGAGCCGAAAGCATACCCCGACGCAGGAGCCGAACTGCTCAGTGCGGTCGATGCTGGAGCGTCAACGCTTGCCGTCTGCAACACAATCGACAGTGCGCGCGCACTCTTTGACGAACTAACCGGTTCCCGAGGTTCACTCCTGAGTGTTGGGAATATCTATGCCGACGAACTCGATACTGCCGATACGACAGTTAACATCGATCCGGAAGCCCTCGCTGATCGCGTCAAAGACCAAAGCGATGCATCGATACTCCACCTCTCGACGCGCCTCCGTCCGCTAGATCGGCTCAAACTCATCGAAACAGCGAAAGAGCTCACCGACGACGAACACGGTCTCATCACAGTCTCAACGCAACTCATGGAGGCCGGTGTTGACATCAGCTTCGACCGCGTCTACCGTGACTTGGCTCCAATCGACAGTATCGTCCAAGCGGCCGGTCGCTGTAATCGGTCGTTTGAACGAGAACAAGGGCGGGTCGTCATCTGGTGGCTCGATGTTCCGGATGAGCAGAAAAAAACGCCGGCAGAGGCAGTCTATAACCGCGGAGCGACACTGCTTCCCGTTGCAGCCGAAACGTTAGATTCTGTACGTGAAGCTGATACTCCCCTTTCGGAGACAGCGGTTGCCCGCACAGCGGTCACAGAATATTATCGACGACTGCACGCCGACAAAAACGTCGGTAAACAGGAATACGTCGAGTATATCGACGATCTACGTGGAGATAAATTGAGAGAGCTATCGCTGATCGATCAGCGAAACGCAGTGGACATCATCATTTGTCGTACTGAAGCCGAACGGAGACAGGTAGAACAGGTACGTGATGCGTGGAAGCACTACGAGTTCGACCGTGTTCGTCGACTGATGGATGAACTCAAAGAGCTACGCGTGTCGATGCCGATCTACCGTGGTGAATCCGATAAGGAGGAAAAAATCGGACAACTGAATCAGGTTCACGAGGATACGGATGTACTGTGTCTCGATGTCCGCGAACACGGATTGAGCCAGTATTTCGACCAGAACACTGGCTTCGTTATTCCGGACAGTACCGCAGAGAGACGGATTATATGA
- a CDS encoding CRISPR-associated protein Cas4, whose protein sequence is MTNTDPVERLLATARGEPVDEPFRVTGVMMQYYYVCKRELWFESRNLEIDRENPTVVRGTRVDDTAYSDKRENLSLGMISLDLLDDGRVVEVKPSSTLTEPAEMQLSYYLWYLNHVADIQRDGILAHPRERKREPVDLTDERVEKVETAIRGIHDVVEQSSPPPAEEKPFCDSCAYHDFCWC, encoded by the coding sequence ATGACCAACACAGATCCAGTCGAGCGCCTACTGGCAACGGCCCGCGGCGAGCCGGTCGACGAACCGTTTCGAGTCACAGGTGTGATGATGCAGTACTACTACGTCTGCAAGCGCGAACTCTGGTTCGAGAGCCGAAATCTCGAAATCGACCGCGAGAACCCGACAGTCGTTCGCGGTACTCGCGTTGACGACACGGCCTACAGCGACAAACGAGAGAACCTCAGTCTTGGGATGATCTCACTCGATCTGTTGGATGACGGTCGGGTCGTCGAGGTGAAACCCTCCTCAACGCTGACCGAGCCAGCCGAGATGCAGCTGTCGTACTACCTCTGGTATCTCAACCATGTGGCCGACATCCAGCGAGACGGCATCTTGGCCCATCCCCGAGAACGCAAACGGGAGCCGGTCGACCTCACCGACGAACGGGTAGAGAAAGTCGAAACAGCGATCCGCGGGATTCACGACGTCGTCGAACAGTCCTCCCCGCCACCAGCGGAGGAGAAACCGTTCTGTGACTCGTGTGCGTACCACGATTTCTGTTGGTGTTAA
- the cas1b gene encoding type I-B CRISPR-associated endonuclease Cas1b: MDRNYHVFSDGRLERSDDTLRLVPDDGGEKQYIPVENAEAFFLHGQIDFNTRLMSFLNDRTVALHVFGWEDYYSGSVMPKRGQTSGKTVVNQVRAYEDSEHRRQLAAAIVRGSIHNMRTNVVYYNGRDYDLDDVIEDLEAAAARVNESLPVDELLGVEATARKAYYRSFNEILPSEFQLSRREYNPPPNEINSLISFGNSLVYANCVSAIRATALDPTISYLHEPGERRYSLSLDIADLFKPVLADRVLFRLVNRNQISDTDFETELGSCLLNESGRKTYTKAFEETLERTVEHPSLNRKVSYQYLMRLEAYKLKKHLLTGEEYDPFQRWW; this comes from the coding sequence ATGGATCGAAACTACCACGTCTTTTCCGACGGCCGACTCGAACGAAGCGACGACACGCTCAGACTCGTACCCGACGACGGCGGCGAAAAACAGTACATTCCAGTCGAGAACGCCGAGGCGTTCTTCCTCCACGGCCAGATCGATTTCAACACGCGACTGATGTCGTTTCTCAACGATCGCACGGTCGCACTCCACGTCTTCGGCTGGGAAGACTACTACTCGGGGTCGGTGATGCCGAAGCGCGGTCAGACTTCGGGAAAGACTGTCGTCAACCAAGTACGCGCCTACGAGGATAGCGAGCACCGACGCCAGCTCGCCGCCGCGATTGTGCGAGGGAGCATCCACAATATGCGGACGAACGTCGTCTACTACAACGGTCGGGATTACGATCTCGACGATGTCATTGAGGATCTGGAGGCTGCGGCCGCACGGGTCAACGAATCGCTTCCAGTTGATGAACTACTGGGTGTCGAGGCAACGGCGAGAAAAGCCTATTACCGGAGTTTCAACGAGATCCTTCCAAGCGAATTCCAGCTCAGCCGACGGGAGTACAATCCACCACCCAACGAGATTAACAGTCTCATCTCATTCGGCAATTCGCTGGTCTATGCCAACTGCGTCTCGGCGATCCGGGCGACTGCACTCGATCCGACGATCAGCTACCTCCACGAGCCAGGGGAACGACGGTACTCGTTATCGCTCGATATCGCCGACCTGTTCAAACCAGTACTCGCTGATCGAGTCCTGTTCCGGCTAGTGAACCGAAACCAGATTTCGGATACCGACTTTGAGACGGAACTCGGCTCCTGTCTACTGAACGAGTCCGGGCGAAAAACGTACACGAAGGCGTTCGAGGAAACACTAGAGCGAACTGTTGAACATCCATCGCTGAACCGAAAAGTTAGCTATCAATACCTCATGAGACTTGAAGCCTACAAACTGAAGAAACACCTACTCACTGGTGAGGAATACGATCCGTTCCAACGGTGGTGGTAA
- the cas2 gene encoding CRISPR-associated endonuclease Cas2: MYVVMVYDLEADRTQKALKLGRRYLTHVQNSVLEGEISEGDLATLKNEVDDLLNPGESTIIYELSSDTLLNRTVYGDDPTEDQRFL; this comes from the coding sequence ATGTACGTCGTGATGGTCTACGATTTGGAGGCCGACCGTACGCAGAAGGCCCTCAAGCTCGGCCGACGGTACTTGACCCATGTCCAGAACTCAGTACTCGAAGGTGAAATCTCAGAAGGCGATCTGGCGACGCTGAAAAACGAGGTCGATGACCTGCTAAATCCCGGTGAGTCAACAATCATCTATGAATTATCCTCCGATACACTTCTGAATCGAACGGTGTATGGCGACGATCCGACCGAAGACCAGCGATTTCTATAG